The proteins below come from a single Metarhizium brunneum chromosome 1, complete sequence genomic window:
- the PAM18 gene encoding Mitochondrial import inner membrane translocase subunit has translation MSSVFAIGAGAAVAAFLGRAGLVAWRRSRGGVGAMGKAFYKGGFEPKMTKKEASLILSLNERTITKDKVRKAHRTIMLLNHPDRGGSPYLATKVNEAKELLDKQT, from the exons ATGTCCTCAGTCTTCGCCATCGGTGCCGGCGCagccgtcgccgccttccTC GGCCGAGCAGGTCTCGTCGCATGGCGCCGCTCCCGAGGCGGTGTCGGAGCCATGGGCAAAGCCTTTTACAAGGGCGGATTCGAGCCCAAAATGACCAAGAAGGAGGCCTCGCTTATCCTCTCGCTCAA TGAGCgcaccatcaccaaggaCAAAGTCCGCAAGGCCCACCGGACGATTATGCTGCTGAACCATCCTGATCGAGGCGGTAGCCCGTATCTCGCGACAAAggtcaacgaggccaaggagttgTTGGATAAGCAGACGTGA